ACGCCCGGCAGCGACGGCGTCGTGGTGCCGACCTGGACCACGTACGCACCGGTTTGGGGATTTGCGGCGAGCAGCATGACGGGCGGGAGCGCGGACGCGCCCGGAGCGCTCCCGGTCGTGCTCGGAATCGTCCCGACGGGAACCGGGCCGGCGACCAACGGCACGGGTGGCCCTGCGAGGGATCCGGTCGGCGGAGTAAAGACCACAAACGTGGTGGGCCCATCGGCCCGAGCCGGTGACGCCGGCAGCAGCGTCGCGGCGCCGGCGAGCGCCGCCACGATCAACACGCCAAGCATCCGACGCATCGTCCTCACCCCGATACGGACACCGCGTATGCGCGCCGGCACGCGCGGCTCCGAGGTTCCGATCCACTATAAAAGTACAACAACATCGTCACTCTCGTGTCACGAGCCGGCGCCGCGTCGACGGCCCCTGAGGGAGACCCGTGGCCATCGGCGGCGTCAGCGCGGTGACGGCGGCGTGCGGGTCACCCCCTCGCCGCCCGGTCATCCGATCGGCGCGAAGGGAGGCTTCGATCCCGGGATGAACGGTAGCACGAGGCGCTCCCGCAGGAGGTACATGTGCCGCGATTGAGCCCGGGGCGCGCGCCCGCGGACACAACGCGCGCACGCGCCCCCGCCGCACGGCGACGCGACGTCGCGCGGGTCGATCGGGCGCTCGAGGCCCGCTACGGCCGGATTCGCCGGCGGGACCGGCGCGATGCGCTCGGCACGCTGATCGCCACGATCATCTCGCAACACACGAGCGACACGAACACGCGTCGCGCGTTCGCCCGCCTGCGCGCGCAGTTCCCGACGTGGACGGCCGTGTGCACCGCTCCGCTGCGGGCCGTGATCGATGCGATCCGCCCGGCGGGCCTGAGCGCCCGCAAGGCGCCGAGGATCCAGGCGGTGCTCCGGCGCCTCGCGGAGGAACGGGGCACGCTGTCCCTGGCGTTCCTGCGCCGCTGGCCCGCCGCGCGGGCCAAGGCGTGGCTGCTAAGTCTCGACGGCGTTGGGCCCAAGACGGCGGCGATCGTCCTGGTCTTCGGGCTGGGGAAACCGTCGTTCGCCGTCGACACGCACGTCTACCGCATCGGGACGCGCATCGGCCTAATCCCCGCCAGATTGTCCGCGGAACAGGCGCACGACTGGATGGACGCGCTGGTCCGGCCCGCGCGCCGCGGCCCGTTCCACCTCCTCCTGATCCGCCATGGACGCGAGGTCTGCACGGCACGGGCGCCGCGCTGCGAACTCTGCCCGGTACGGAGGTGGTGCGCCTACTACGCCACGCGGCACCGCGCCAGGATCGCACGCGGAGAACGGACGTGAACGCCGCAGCGGCCGGAACCGTGCCGGGGCCGGCCCTGTAGGAGTCGTCACGGAGGCACACCCATGAAATGGTTTACTCGGCATGGCGCGGTCGTCTGGATCCTGGTGGCCCAGGTCGCCCTGGCACCGATTCTGACGGGAGAGCCCGCCGGCGGCACCGCGCCTGCCGCGGCCCCAGCGGCGCTCGTCACGGCGACGGCTGGGCCCCACCTCTCGGTCACGGCGCATTCCATCACCATCGGGGGAACGGCGCTCCGATACACGGCGACCGCCGGCGACGAGCAGATCACGAACGACGCCGGCAACATCCAGGCCGACATGTTCTTCGTCGCCTATGTCAGGCAGAACGTGCCTGACCGGGGCAAGCGTCCGATCATGTTCGTGTTCAACGGAGGCCCGGGCGCGGCATCCGTCGTGCTCCACCTCGACGCGGTTGGGCCAAAGCGGGTGCGGTTGGCCGACAGCGGCGCACCGCTGCCGCCTCCGCCTCATTGGGTGGAGAACCCGTCGACGTGGCTCGGCTTCACCGATCTCGTGTTCATCGACGCCGTGGGAACGGGGTTCAGCAGCGCGGCGCCCGACGTACCGGCCAGCACGTTCTACCAAGTGGCCGGCGATGCCCGGTCGTTCGCGGAGTTCATCCGCCTCTACCTCGCGGCCAACCACCGAGAAGCCTCGCCCAAGTTCATCGCCGGCGAAAGCTACGGGGGAACCCGGGCCGTCATCCTGGCCCGCCTGCTTGGGAGCGACTTCGGCGTCACGCTCAACGGGATCATTCTCATCTCCCCGGTGATCGACTTCGAAACCCTCAACACGCAGTTCCGCGACCCGGGCCGCAGCACGGCGCTCGCGTACGCGTTGGATGTCCCCACCTACACGGCGACGGCCTGGTATCACAAGAAGCTCAGTACGGCCCTTCAGGCCAACCTCCAGGGGGTGATGCGCGAGGTCGAGCAGTGGACGATCACCGAGTATCTGCCCGCGCTGATCCAGGGCGACGCCTTGGCCGAGGAGGCCCAGGGGCGAATCACCAGAACGCTGTCCCGGTACACGGGGGTGTCAGAAGACGTCATCCGGGCGAACCACCTGCGGTTGTTGCCAAGCGTGTTCAGGCGGGAACTGCTGCAGGACCAGCACCTCCAGGTCAGTGCGTTGGACGGTCGGATCGCCTTCGATCCGCGCGCCGGGTCTCAATTCACGACCGACGCGATCGTGTCGCCCCTCGGCCCCGTGTTCAACGACTATGCGAAACGCGAACTCGACTATCACACCGACCTGACGTACGAGGCGCTCTCGAGCCGGGTCGGCCGAGAGTGGAATTGGGGCCCGGGCGGGGCCACGGGCTTCCTCAACGTGACCGACGACCTGCGCCAGGCGTTGCAACGAAACGGCGCCCTGAAGGTTCTGATCGCGCGCGGCGTCTACGATCTCACCGTCCCGTACTACGGGACCGACTACGCGTTAAACCAACTCCAACTCGGGGCGGCCCTGCGCGGCAACATCACCCGCACCTACTATGGAAGCGGTCACATGGTCTACACGTCCCAATCCGAGATGGAAAAGCTTGCGACCGACGTCTCCGCGTTTGTGGCGGACGCCATGGCCGCGGGGCACGCGCGGCCATAGACGCCGGCGCGGCACGAAGCCCCCCGAGCGGCGCACGCGCGGAGGGCTTCGCGGACGACCGTCGCCCCCGTCCTCGCGGCGGGGCTGACGCGGCTAGAATTTGAACGTCGGCGGGATCGACGGCAGCCCCGGGATCGGCCCCTGAGATGGGGTCTGTTCCGGGAACCCCGGAATCTGCGGACCCTGGTACGGCTGCATAAAGAAGAACTCCGGATTCCCACCGTTTGGCGGCATCGGCCCCGGGTTCAGCTGATACAGGCGCCCCTGGTAGAGGAACAGCACTTTGCCGGGGCAGTCCTGCCCCCCGCCCCCGGCCGAGGGTTGCTGCGATCCGGGAGTGTTCCCGCCGGCGCCCGGAGACGGCTGCCCGGGCCCGATGCTATCGCCGTTGCGCGGGTTCGGAATGGGCACGAACTCTCGCGGGGTCGTAAACGGGGACTGAGCCGGCACCTGATTCTGCACGGAACGCACGGTGAGAATCATCGTCTGGTCGCCCCGGACGCCCGCGCCAGCGCTCCTTCCGCGGATCGCCGCGAGGGCTCCGAGCACGACTGCGCTCGAGAGCGCCCCGATCAGAATCCCCATCGTCAGTATCCGGAGCGACCGACGGTCCATGATCTTCGACCCCCTTGTGGGCGAGGGTGGTAACGTGCACCCATGGTAGCACACTGGGCGCGGGCGCACCACGCCCTCGCGCGCCCCGCCCGGGCGCGGGCGCGACGCCGAAGCGCGGCCCGTGCGTCGGGATGCCACCGCTCGCGCGATCAAGCCGGAGGGAAGCCTCGTTGTGCGGCGAACGACTCAGGAACCAGGCAGATCGACGACGCGCCGGGTCACGAGGGAGGGGTACGCGTGAAGAGGCATCGAGGCGAACGAGTCGCGCCGACGCCATCGGGCCGCCCCGTCACACGCCGCTCGTTGCTCAAGGTCGCGGCGACAGGCGCCGCGCTCGGATTCGCGACCCCGCTGCTGTGGACCCGCGCGGGACGGTCCGCCGGCGCGCGCGTGATGCGCGTGGGATACGATCAGGATATCGTCAAGCTGGATTTCGGCGTGGCCCAGGCGACCGTGGACGTCTTTGCCACCACGCTGATCTTCGGCCGCCTCGTCAACTACGACCGCGGGATGCAAAACCCGTTGGCCGACATTGCGGAGTCGTGGACGGTCGCGTCGGACAACGTAACCTACACGTTCAAGATCAGGCGGGGGGTGCTGTTTCACAGCGGGCGTGAACTCACGGCGGACGACGTGGCGTACAGCTTTCACCGGGGCGCCGAGATCGGCCCGAAGGGGCGGTTCGCCGGGTACATGGTCTCGATGGAGTCCTACAAGGCGACCGGCCCGTACGAGTTTCAGATCAAGCTCAAAC
The sequence above is drawn from the bacterium genome and encodes:
- the nth gene encoding endonuclease III yields the protein MPRLSPGRAPADTTRARAPAARRRDVARVDRALEARYGRIRRRDRRDALGTLIATIISQHTSDTNTRRAFARLRAQFPTWTAVCTAPLRAVIDAIRPAGLSARKAPRIQAVLRRLAEERGTLSLAFLRRWPAARAKAWLLSLDGVGPKTAAIVLVFGLGKPSFAVDTHVYRIGTRIGLIPARLSAEQAHDWMDALVRPARRGPFHLLLIRHGREVCTARAPRCELCPVRRWCAYYATRHRARIARGERT
- a CDS encoding peptidase S10, coding for MKWFTRHGAVVWILVAQVALAPILTGEPAGGTAPAAAPAALVTATAGPHLSVTAHSITIGGTALRYTATAGDEQITNDAGNIQADMFFVAYVRQNVPDRGKRPIMFVFNGGPGAASVVLHLDAVGPKRVRLADSGAPLPPPPHWVENPSTWLGFTDLVFIDAVGTGFSSAAPDVPASTFYQVAGDARSFAEFIRLYLAANHREASPKFIAGESYGGTRAVILARLLGSDFGVTLNGIILISPVIDFETLNTQFRDPGRSTALAYALDVPTYTATAWYHKKLSTALQANLQGVMREVEQWTITEYLPALIQGDALAEEAQGRITRTLSRYTGVSEDVIRANHLRLLPSVFRRELLQDQHLQVSALDGRIAFDPRAGSQFTTDAIVSPLGPVFNDYAKRELDYHTDLTYEALSSRVGREWNWGPGGATGFLNVTDDLRQALQRNGALKVLIARGVYDLTVPYYGTDYALNQLQLGAALRGNITRTYYGSGHMVYTSQSEMEKLATDVSAFVADAMAAGHARP